A stretch of the Actinotalea sp. JY-7876 genome encodes the following:
- a CDS encoding LacI family DNA-binding transcriptional regulator has product MATLRDVARAAGVSPATASRALANPSSVSPDRRERVQAAAAELGYRAGRDEPTGQRRLGLIVPDMQNPFFSGIAKGVQHRARAAGLVVVVADADEDPRLETELVHRMTSEVDGIVLCSPRMPDQALAALPQHPRIVLVNRESEHLRSVVIDNEDGIRQAVAHLHALGHRRIAYAGGQWGSWSDRERRRGLELAAHATDDVELVQLGHFPTVFAGGVAAADLVAASGATAVIAHNDLIALGILDRLRARGTDVPGRVSVVGFDDIPAATHVSPTLTTVAVPLRLLGRAAVDLLLDEVDHGATGTVDLGEDLDEGEPRTQRMSVSLVVRASTGPVRPDGA; this is encoded by the coding sequence ATGGCGACGCTGCGCGACGTCGCACGAGCGGCCGGGGTCTCCCCCGCGACCGCGTCCCGCGCCCTGGCGAACCCCTCGAGCGTGTCCCCCGACCGGCGCGAGCGCGTGCAGGCCGCCGCCGCCGAGCTCGGCTACCGGGCCGGGCGCGACGAGCCGACGGGCCAGCGCCGGCTCGGGCTCATCGTCCCCGACATGCAGAACCCGTTCTTCTCGGGGATCGCGAAGGGCGTCCAGCACCGCGCGCGCGCCGCCGGCCTGGTCGTCGTCGTCGCGGACGCCGACGAGGACCCGCGCCTCGAGACGGAGCTCGTGCACCGGATGACGTCCGAGGTGGACGGCATCGTGCTGTGCTCGCCGCGCATGCCGGACCAGGCGCTCGCGGCGCTCCCCCAGCACCCGCGGATCGTGCTGGTGAACCGCGAGTCCGAGCACCTGCGTTCCGTCGTGATCGACAACGAGGACGGCATCCGCCAGGCCGTCGCGCACCTGCACGCGCTGGGCCACCGCCGGATCGCCTACGCCGGCGGCCAGTGGGGCTCCTGGTCGGACCGCGAGCGGCGGCGCGGGCTCGAGCTCGCCGCCCACGCGACCGACGACGTCGAGCTGGTGCAGCTGGGCCACTTCCCGACCGTCTTCGCGGGCGGCGTCGCGGCCGCCGACCTCGTGGCCGCGAGCGGCGCGACGGCCGTGATCGCGCACAACGACCTCATCGCGCTCGGCATCCTCGACCGGCTCCGCGCCCGGGGCACCGACGTTCCCGGCCGCGTCTCGGTCGTCGGCTTCGACGACATCCCGGCCGCCACGCACGTCTCACCCACGCTCACGACCGTCGCCGTGCCGCTCCGCCTGCTCGGCCGGGCCGCCGTCGACCTGCTGCTGGACGAGGTCGACCACGGCGCGACCGGCACCGTGGACCTCGGCGAGGACCTCGACGAGGGCGAGCCCCGTACCCAGCGCATGTCCGTCTCGCTGGTCGTGCGCGCCTCCACCGGGCCGGTTCGCCCGGACGGCGCATGA
- a CDS encoding mannitol dehydrogenase family protein: MTHRLSKATLASVAGRPDVRGPAVDPGAATVGVVHLGVGAFHRAHQAVFTEDAAAAAGEDRWGIFGVTPRSRRVADQLVPQDGLYSVLTKGADSTSMRVIGSMRDVAHLGSRTPDVLAAIAAPTTHVVSSTVSEKGYHRAPDGRLDLGDDAVAADLATLRAELTGGWSDDAAHTPVGAIARGLARRAEHGTPLSVLCCDNMVDNGHVLRGLVTDLLEAAGADVVRAWAQDAVRYPLTMVDRITPATTDAHRAEATRLLGLRDEGLVVAEPFSQWVIEDSFAGPRPRWELAGAILAPDVRPYERAKLRMLNGTHSAVAYLGALRGHRLIDEALGDPEVAGLARRLLDEDVMPTLEQPQGVDLAEYRDSILSRFANPSTGYTTLQVAGDGSQKLPMRILGTVADRLAAGVVPEAAVRTLAAWMVFVARGRDVAGRELPLDDPLADQLREAASGDDAGLADRMLALRAVFPEALAEDDRLRTALRTEVASVQRLLT, translated from the coding sequence ATGACCCACCGCCTCTCGAAGGCCACCCTCGCGTCCGTCGCCGGACGCCCCGACGTCCGGGGCCCGGCCGTGGACCCGGGTGCGGCCACCGTCGGCGTCGTGCACCTGGGCGTCGGCGCCTTCCACCGCGCGCACCAGGCCGTCTTCACCGAGGACGCGGCCGCCGCGGCCGGGGAGGACCGCTGGGGCATCTTCGGCGTGACGCCGCGCAGCCGCCGCGTCGCCGACCAGCTGGTACCCCAGGACGGCCTGTACTCGGTGCTCACCAAGGGCGCCGACTCGACGTCGATGCGGGTCATCGGCTCGATGCGCGACGTCGCCCACCTGGGCAGCCGCACGCCCGACGTCCTGGCCGCGATCGCTGCGCCGACGACGCACGTCGTCTCCTCGACCGTCTCGGAGAAGGGGTACCACCGCGCGCCCGACGGGCGCCTCGACCTCGGCGACGACGCCGTCGCGGCCGACCTCGCCACGCTGCGGGCCGAGCTCACCGGCGGCTGGTCCGACGACGCGGCGCACACACCCGTCGGCGCGATCGCGCGCGGGCTCGCGCGGCGGGCGGAGCACGGGACGCCGCTCAGCGTCCTGTGCTGCGACAACATGGTCGACAACGGGCACGTGCTGCGCGGCCTGGTGACGGACCTGCTCGAGGCGGCCGGCGCCGACGTCGTGCGGGCGTGGGCGCAGGACGCGGTGCGGTACCCGCTGACGATGGTCGACCGGATCACGCCCGCGACGACGGACGCCCACCGCGCCGAGGCGACGCGCCTGCTCGGCCTGCGCGACGAGGGCCTCGTGGTCGCCGAGCCGTTCAGCCAGTGGGTTATCGAGGACTCGTTCGCCGGGCCGCGACCGCGCTGGGAGCTCGCGGGGGCGATCCTCGCCCCCGACGTCCGGCCCTACGAGCGGGCCAAGCTCCGCATGCTCAACGGCACCCACTCGGCGGTGGCCTACCTCGGCGCGCTGCGCGGGCACCGGCTCATCGACGAGGCGCTCGGGGACCCCGAGGTGGCGGGCCTCGCGCGCCGGCTCCTGGACGAGGACGTCATGCCGACGCTCGAGCAGCCGCAGGGCGTGGACCTCGCGGAGTACCGGGACTCGATCCTGTCGCGCTTCGCGAACCCGTCGACCGGGTACACCACGCTCCAGGTCGCGGGCGACGGCTCGCAGAAGCTGCCCATGCGCATCCTCGGCACCGTGGCGGACCGGCTCGCCGCGGGCGTGGTCCCCGAGGCGGCCGTGCGCACGCTGGCGGCGTGGATGGTCTTCGTCGCGCGCGGCCGTGACGTCGCCGGCCGGGAGCTGCCGCTCGACGACCCGCTCGCCGACCAGCTGCGCGAGGCGGCGTCGGGCGACGACGCCGGCCTGGCCGACCGCATGCTCGCCCTGCGCGCGGTGTTCCCCGAGGCACTCGCCGAGGACGACCGCCTCCGCACGGCGCTGCGCACGGAGGTCGCGAGCGTCCAGCGCCTGCTGACCTGA
- a CDS encoding Gfo/Idh/MocA family protein produces MASPVLRIAMNGVTGRMGYRQHLVRSILPIRDAGGVELADGTRVQVEPILVGRNEAKIREIAEQHGIEHWTTDAEAAIADPGIDIYFDAQVTSRRAAALTAAMKAGKHIYTEKPTAETLQEAVELARTAREAGITAGVVHDKLYLPGLVKLRRLVDEGFFGRILSLRGEFGYWVFEGDVQPAQRPSWNYRAEDGGGMTVDMFCHWNYVLEGILGDVKAVTARTATHIPTRWDEQGREYAATADDAAYGIFEVETPAGDPVVAQINSSWAVRVYRDELVEFQVDGTHGSAVAGLRKCVAQQRAHTPKPVWNPDLPVTEPFRDQWLEVPANGDLDNGFKLQWEEFLRDVVAGREHRYGLLSAARGVQLAELGLRSSAEGRRLEIPAIEL; encoded by the coding sequence ATGGCCAGCCCGGTCCTGCGCATCGCGATGAACGGCGTCACCGGTCGGATGGGGTACCGCCAGCACCTCGTGCGCTCGATCCTGCCCATCCGCGACGCGGGCGGCGTCGAGCTCGCCGACGGCACGCGCGTGCAGGTCGAGCCGATCCTCGTCGGCCGCAACGAGGCGAAGATCCGCGAGATCGCCGAGCAGCACGGCATCGAGCACTGGACGACCGACGCGGAGGCCGCGATCGCCGACCCCGGCATCGACATCTACTTCGACGCGCAGGTCACCTCCCGCCGCGCCGCCGCCCTGACCGCGGCGATGAAGGCCGGCAAGCACATCTACACCGAGAAGCCGACGGCGGAGACGCTCCAGGAGGCCGTCGAGCTCGCCCGGACGGCGCGCGAGGCGGGCATCACGGCCGGCGTCGTGCACGACAAGCTCTACCTGCCGGGCCTCGTGAAGCTGCGCCGCCTCGTCGACGAGGGCTTCTTCGGCCGCATCCTGTCGCTGCGCGGCGAGTTCGGGTACTGGGTCTTCGAGGGCGACGTCCAGCCGGCCCAGCGCCCGTCGTGGAACTACCGGGCCGAGGACGGCGGCGGCATGACCGTCGACATGTTCTGCCACTGGAACTACGTCCTCGAGGGCATCCTCGGCGACGTCAAGGCCGTCACGGCACGCACCGCCACGCACATCCCGACGCGCTGGGACGAGCAGGGCCGCGAGTACGCCGCCACCGCCGACGACGCCGCCTACGGCATCTTCGAGGTCGAGACGCCCGCCGGTGACCCCGTGGTCGCCCAGATCAACTCCTCGTGGGCCGTGCGCGTCTACCGCGACGAGCTGGTCGAGTTCCAGGTCGACGGCACGCACGGCTCGGCGGTCGCCGGGCTGCGCAAGTGCGTCGCCCAGCAGCGCGCCCACACGCCCAAGCCCGTGTGGAACCCGGACCTGCCCGTCACCGAGCCCTTCCGCGACCAGTGGCTCGAGGTCCCCGCCAACGGCGACCTCGACAACGGCTTCAAGCTCCAGTGGGAGGAGTTCCTGCGCGACGTCGTCGCCGGGCGCGAGCACCGCTACGGCCTGCTGTCCGCGGCACGCGGCGTGCAGCTCGCGGAGCTCGGCCTGCGCTCCTCGGCCGAGGGTCGCCGCCTCGAGATCCCGGCGATCGAGCTGTGA
- a CDS encoding sugar phosphate isomerase/epimerase gives MTSPAHAADGDLARLSLNTATTKALTLAEAVDAAVRAGLPAVGLWRDRVQEAGLERAARLVADAGLRVSSLCRGGFLTAADDAGIAAALEDNRRAVVEAATLGTRELVFVVGGLPASPGAGLPASPHPGGAAADPARDVAATRRRVADRIADLVPFAQEHGVRLVLEALHPMFAADRAVISTLGQALDLAEPFPAETVGVVVDTYHVWWDPDLERQIARAGAEGRIAGYQVCDFLLPLADDALLSRGYMGDGFVDFATITRWVGQAGYTGDVEVEIFNQAIWDQPGDDVVATVAERYRRHVLPFL, from the coding sequence GTGACCAGCCCGGCGCACGCGGCCGACGGCGACCTCGCCCGCCTCTCGCTCAACACGGCCACGACCAAGGCGCTCACGCTCGCCGAGGCCGTCGACGCCGCGGTCCGCGCGGGCCTGCCCGCGGTGGGCCTGTGGCGCGACCGCGTGCAGGAGGCCGGTCTGGAGCGGGCCGCGCGCCTGGTGGCCGACGCCGGCCTGCGCGTCTCGTCGCTGTGCCGGGGCGGGTTCCTCACCGCGGCCGACGACGCCGGCATCGCGGCCGCGCTCGAGGACAACCGCCGCGCCGTCGTGGAGGCGGCGACCCTGGGCACGCGCGAGCTGGTCTTCGTCGTCGGCGGTCTCCCGGCGTCCCCGGGTGCCGGGCTGCCCGCCTCGCCCCACCCGGGCGGCGCGGCCGCGGACCCGGCCCGCGACGTCGCCGCCACGCGCCGGCGCGTCGCCGACCGCATCGCCGACCTGGTCCCGTTCGCCCAGGAGCACGGCGTGCGCCTCGTGCTCGAGGCGCTGCACCCGATGTTCGCCGCGGACCGCGCGGTGATCTCGACCCTCGGCCAGGCGCTCGACCTGGCGGAGCCCTTCCCCGCCGAGACGGTCGGCGTCGTCGTGGACACCTACCACGTGTGGTGGGACCCGGACCTCGAGCGCCAGATCGCCCGCGCCGGCGCGGAGGGCCGCATCGCCGGCTACCAGGTGTGCGACTTCCTGCTCCCCCTCGCCGACGACGCCCTGCTCTCGCGCGGGTACATGGGCGACGGCTTCGTCGACTTCGCCACGATCACGCGCTGGGTCGGGCAGGCCGGGTACACCGGCGACGTCGAGGTCGAGATCTTCAACCAGGCGATCTGGGACCAGCCCGGGGACGACGTCGTCGCGACGGTCGCCGAGCGGTACCGGCGCCACGTCCTGCCGTTCCTCTGA
- a CDS encoding deoxyribonuclease IV: MALIGAHVRDGDPVAAAAEVGAEAVQFFLADPQGWKKPVPREDAADVVGSGLGVYAHAPYLVNVASTNNKIRIPSRKMIAEHAAAAAALGGKGLIVHGGHVGDGDDIAVGVDNWRKTFERATFPVLVLVENTAGGENACARTLDRIAMLWDAIGGYDVGFCLDTCHAWAAGEDLETIVDRVKAITGRIDLVHANSSRDEFGSSRDRHANFATGTIPAELIAHVVREAGCDAVVETPAERQAEDIAFLRAALAG; this comes from the coding sequence ATGGCACTGATCGGAGCGCACGTGCGGGACGGGGACCCGGTCGCGGCCGCGGCCGAGGTGGGCGCGGAGGCGGTCCAGTTCTTCCTCGCGGACCCGCAGGGGTGGAAGAAGCCCGTCCCGCGCGAGGACGCGGCCGACGTCGTCGGGTCCGGCCTGGGCGTCTACGCGCACGCGCCGTACCTGGTCAACGTCGCGTCGACGAACAACAAGATCCGGATCCCGAGCCGCAAGATGATCGCCGAGCACGCCGCGGCGGCGGCCGCGCTCGGGGGCAAGGGCCTGATCGTCCACGGCGGTCACGTGGGCGACGGCGACGACATCGCCGTCGGCGTCGACAACTGGCGCAAGACCTTCGAGCGGGCGACCTTCCCGGTGCTCGTCCTGGTGGAGAACACCGCCGGCGGCGAGAACGCGTGCGCGCGCACGCTCGACCGCATCGCCATGTTGTGGGACGCGATCGGCGGGTACGACGTCGGCTTCTGCCTCGACACCTGCCACGCGTGGGCGGCCGGGGAAGACCTCGAGACCATCGTCGACCGGGTCAAGGCCATCACCGGGCGCATCGACCTCGTGCACGCCAACAGCTCGCGCGACGAGTTCGGCTCCAGCCGCGACCGCCACGCCAACTTCGCGACGGGGACCATCCCCGCCGAGCTCATCGCGCACGTCGTGCGGGAGGCCGGCTGCGACGCCGTCGTCGAGACGCCGGCGGAGCGTCAGGCCGAGGACATCGCCTTCCTGCGCGCGGCGCTCGCGGGCTGA
- a CDS encoding TetR/AcrR family transcriptional regulator gives MSDAETEQRVLAAALDVLADQGITVGLDGLRFEEVIRAADVSRTSAYRRWPSREAFLDDVLLQLARGSELPHIGEQVQAEAAPLLSPGWSDLTTAAGRHDLFVELLRLAFAADVGATFASPQFQTYLALRAAFLGVPSEELRTALAEALVRSERRAVARGRAIIAGAAHLFARRLVPPLAGDEGYDVVARTISAATNGFVVAGLADPALIHDTRALAPYGSTRTADWSVPVLALAGIVLGHLEDDPDAPVPTPESLVAALPDLVRAGAAAAAAV, from the coding sequence ATGAGCGACGCCGAGACCGAGCAGCGCGTGCTCGCCGCCGCACTCGACGTGCTCGCCGACCAGGGCATCACCGTCGGCCTCGACGGGCTGCGCTTCGAGGAGGTCATCCGCGCGGCGGACGTCTCGCGCACGTCGGCCTACCGGCGCTGGCCGAGCCGTGAGGCGTTCCTCGACGACGTCCTGCTCCAGCTCGCACGCGGGAGCGAGCTGCCCCACATCGGCGAACAGGTGCAGGCCGAGGCGGCGCCGCTCCTGAGCCCGGGGTGGTCCGACCTGACGACGGCGGCCGGCCGGCACGACCTCTTCGTCGAGCTGCTGCGCCTGGCCTTCGCCGCCGACGTCGGCGCGACCTTCGCGTCCCCGCAGTTCCAGACGTACCTCGCGCTGCGGGCGGCCTTCCTCGGGGTGCCCTCGGAGGAGCTGCGGACGGCGCTTGCGGAGGCGCTCGTGCGCAGCGAGCGCCGCGCCGTGGCACGGGGCCGGGCCATCATCGCGGGGGCCGCGCACCTGTTCGCCCGTCGCCTGGTGCCGCCGCTCGCGGGTGACGAGGGGTACGACGTCGTCGCGCGCACCATCAGTGCGGCGACCAACGGGTTCGTCGTCGCAGGGCTGGCCGACCCGGCGCTCATCCACGACACCCGGGCGCTGGCTCCCTACGGCTCGACGCGCACGGCCGACTGGTCGGTCCCCGTGCTCGCGCTGGCCGGCATCGTGCTGGGCCACCTCGAGGACGACCCGGACGCGCCGGTGCCGACTCCGGAGTCGCTGGTCGCGGCCCTGCCGGACCTCGTCCGCGCCGGCGCCGCGGCGGCCGCCGCCGTCTGA
- a CDS encoding nitroreductase/quinone reductase family protein — protein MRGILPGDVTRWMYRSGRPNWLARPMNTLAAWQYRHGVLTFGGRGVTLDVRGRTSGRVVSLPLVLVRHEGERYLVSMLGPDVQWLRNVRADGGRAVLHAPRPEPVLLTEVPAEDRAPILRRYVELAPGGRPHIPVPVGAPVEHFAAVAERHPVLRVDRRQAP, from the coding sequence ATGCGCGGCATCCTGCCGGGGGACGTGACCCGGTGGATGTACCGGAGCGGGCGGCCGAACTGGCTCGCGCGGCCCATGAACACGCTGGCCGCGTGGCAGTACCGGCACGGCGTCCTCACGTTCGGCGGCCGCGGCGTCACCCTCGACGTCCGCGGGCGCACGTCGGGACGCGTCGTGTCGCTGCCGCTGGTGCTCGTCCGGCACGAGGGCGAGCGGTACCTCGTCTCGATGCTCGGACCCGACGTCCAGTGGCTGCGCAACGTGCGCGCCGACGGCGGCCGGGCCGTCCTGCACGCGCCGCGTCCCGAGCCCGTGCTGCTCACCGAGGTCCCGGCCGAGGACCGTGCCCCGATCCTGCGTCGCTACGTCGAGCTGGCTCCCGGCGGCCGCCCGCACATCCCCGTGCCGGTGGGCGCCCCGGTCGAGCACTTCGCCGCCGTCGCCGAGCGCCACCCCGTCCTGCGCGTCGACCGCCGACAGGCACCCTGA
- a CDS encoding GDSL-type esterase/lipase family protein: protein MGLRDVPLVGGPVEIRGVAEVEPTAEGLRLHRLPAAARAQLPDDFLRMTQEQPSGARLALRTTARRLELDVRLRRTLSVNRPSGEPGVVPPAQPWEAVADGDVVATVVPGGGHGLVEMDYATRRATWTPAPVVTLAFELPPGASEVEVWPAFGEVVTLVALRADGDVAPPRPAPGPRWVHHGSSISHGASADRPTGTWVAVAARALGLDLVNLGFSGNAVLDPFVARAIRDQPADLITLKLGINVVNHDVMRRRAFVPAVEGFLDTIREGHPTTPVVVISPILCPIVEDRPGPTSIDPASPASAPVFRTTGRPEELTEGKLSLRVIREVLAAVVRRRAAEDPNLTYLDGRELFGPAESDAMPLPDRLHPDAAGQRHIGERFAGLLPTLAPGLL, encoded by the coding sequence ATGGGACTGCGCGACGTGCCGCTCGTCGGCGGACCGGTCGAGATCCGGGGCGTCGCGGAGGTGGAGCCGACGGCCGAGGGGCTGCGGCTGCACCGCCTGCCCGCCGCCGCGCGGGCCCAGCTCCCGGACGACTTCCTGCGCATGACCCAGGAGCAGCCGTCGGGCGCGCGCCTGGCGCTGCGCACCACGGCGCGACGGCTCGAGCTCGACGTCCGGCTGCGGCGCACGCTCTCGGTCAACCGCCCGTCCGGCGAGCCCGGCGTGGTCCCGCCGGCGCAGCCGTGGGAGGCCGTGGCCGACGGCGACGTCGTCGCCACGGTGGTGCCGGGCGGGGGCCACGGGCTGGTCGAGATGGACTACGCCACGCGCCGGGCGACGTGGACCCCGGCGCCCGTCGTGACGCTCGCGTTCGAGCTCCCGCCCGGCGCCTCGGAGGTCGAGGTGTGGCCCGCGTTCGGGGAGGTGGTGACGCTCGTCGCGCTCCGGGCCGACGGCGACGTCGCGCCGCCCCGCCCGGCGCCCGGTCCCCGCTGGGTCCACCACGGCAGCTCGATCAGCCACGGCGCGTCGGCGGACCGCCCGACGGGCACCTGGGTCGCCGTCGCCGCACGCGCGCTCGGCCTGGACCTGGTCAACCTCGGGTTCTCCGGCAACGCGGTGCTCGACCCGTTCGTCGCGCGTGCGATCCGGGACCAGCCCGCCGACCTGATCACGCTCAAGCTGGGCATCAACGTGGTCAACCACGACGTGATGCGCCGCCGCGCCTTCGTCCCGGCCGTCGAGGGGTTCCTGGACACGATCCGCGAGGGGCACCCGACGACGCCGGTGGTCGTCATCTCGCCGATCCTGTGCCCGATCGTCGAGGACCGCCCGGGCCCGACGTCGATCGACCCGGCCTCGCCCGCGAGCGCGCCGGTGTTCCGCACGACGGGCCGGCCCGAGGAGCTCACCGAGGGCAAGCTGAGCCTGCGCGTGATCCGTGAGGTGCTCGCGGCGGTGGTGCGGCGGCGCGCCGCCGAGGACCCGAACCTGACGTATCTCGACGGGCGTGAGCTGTTCGGCCCGGCCGAGAGCGACGCGATGCCGCTGCCGGACCGCCTGCACCCCGACGCCGCAGGCCAGCGCCACATCGGCGAGCGCTTCGCCGGCCTCCTCCCCACCCTGGCGCCCGGCCTCCTCTGA
- a CDS encoding FAD-binding protein, with the protein MTHEPAPTHEPETLRIAGRDVPVVTATTVVVGTGSAGFCAADRLWELGHDDVVMVADKVNAGSSRNAGSDKQTYYKLTLSGGDGDSVREMAQTLYAGGAMDGDNALAEAALSARGFLRLCDLGVPFPQNRYGEFIGYKTDHDPRRRATSVGPYTSRSMVEQLEKKVHRNGTRIFDECRVVEVLTRPGADGGREVAGLLVLRTDVHVDPDDPTASPFLLFRCANLVYATGGPAGMYATRVFPNGQWGASGAAYRAGVHGKNLTEWQFGLASTKPRWNVSGTYMQVVPRFVSTDADGGDEREFLTEAIPDYGRLMSLVFLKGYQWPFDIRKAVDGSSLIDLLVYRETVLRGRRVFLDFRRNPVRDEFDPSALSPEAYAYLERAGVLFGTPIERLRRMNEPAYQFYLGKNPYVDLEQEMLEVDVCAQHNNGGLLVDAWWQSNVTGFFPVGEAGGAHGVYRPGGAALNSGQVGATRAAQFIAAHRGPSTVPPGEAFDAAAAAAVAGAHDLVARATARAASGAPDNTGDLLRDVGVLMSAKAGPVRSPDSVREALAQVTAWLAAYSDVVVADGGSRRAVNRTFLVRDILTTAYVYLHAMVDYVEHGGRSRGSVLYTDPEGSLPRRGHGPDADAELDLPEIFRFRLDGGVLDGEVQEAAWSPDGGAGEEGTTTLRWRPRRPVPEDDDFFENVWREFREHGNVH; encoded by the coding sequence ATGACGCACGAGCCTGCGCCCACCCACGAGCCCGAGACGCTGCGGATCGCCGGACGCGACGTCCCCGTCGTCACCGCCACGACCGTCGTCGTGGGGACGGGTTCCGCCGGGTTCTGCGCGGCCGACCGCCTCTGGGAGCTGGGGCACGACGACGTCGTCATGGTCGCGGACAAGGTCAACGCGGGCTCGAGCCGCAACGCGGGCTCGGACAAGCAGACCTACTACAAGCTCACGCTCTCGGGCGGCGACGGCGACTCCGTGCGGGAGATGGCGCAGACGCTCTACGCGGGCGGCGCGATGGACGGCGACAACGCGCTCGCGGAGGCCGCGCTGTCGGCCCGCGGGTTCCTGCGGTTGTGCGACCTCGGTGTCCCCTTCCCGCAGAACCGGTACGGCGAGTTCATCGGCTACAAGACCGACCACGACCCGCGCCGGCGTGCGACGTCGGTCGGCCCGTACACGTCCCGCTCGATGGTCGAGCAGCTCGAGAAGAAGGTGCACCGCAACGGGACGCGCATCTTCGACGAGTGCCGCGTGGTCGAGGTGCTCACGCGCCCCGGCGCGGACGGCGGGCGCGAGGTCGCCGGCCTGCTCGTGCTGCGCACGGACGTGCACGTCGACCCGGACGACCCGACGGCCTCGCCCTTCCTGCTGTTCCGCTGCGCCAACCTCGTCTACGCCACGGGCGGCCCCGCGGGCATGTACGCGACGCGCGTCTTCCCCAACGGACAGTGGGGCGCGTCCGGGGCGGCGTACCGCGCGGGCGTGCACGGCAAGAACCTCACCGAGTGGCAGTTCGGGCTCGCCTCGACCAAGCCGCGCTGGAACGTGTCCGGCACGTACATGCAGGTGGTGCCGCGCTTCGTCTCGACGGACGCCGACGGCGGCGACGAGCGCGAGTTCCTCACCGAGGCGATCCCCGACTACGGCCGCCTCATGTCGCTGGTCTTCCTCAAGGGCTACCAGTGGCCGTTCGACATCCGCAAGGCGGTCGACGGGTCCTCGCTGATCGACCTGCTCGTCTACCGCGAGACGGTGCTGCGCGGGCGGCGCGTGTTCCTCGACTTCCGGCGCAACCCGGTCCGCGACGAGTTCGACCCCAGCGCCCTGTCGCCCGAGGCCTACGCCTACCTGGAGCGCGCGGGCGTCCTGTTCGGGACGCCGATCGAGCGGCTGCGGCGCATGAACGAGCCCGCGTACCAGTTCTACCTGGGCAAGAACCCGTACGTGGACCTGGAGCAGGAGATGCTCGAGGTCGACGTGTGCGCGCAGCACAACAACGGCGGGCTGCTCGTCGACGCGTGGTGGCAGTCGAACGTCACGGGGTTCTTCCCCGTCGGCGAGGCGGGCGGCGCGCACGGCGTCTACCGGCCGGGCGGCGCCGCGCTCAACAGCGGCCAGGTGGGTGCGACGCGGGCGGCGCAGTTCATCGCCGCGCACCGCGGCCCCTCGACGGTCCCGCCGGGCGAGGCCTTCGACGCCGCCGCCGCGGCCGCCGTCGCGGGCGCGCACGACCTGGTCGCGCGGGCCACGGCGCGGGCGGCGTCGGGCGCGCCGGACAACACGGGTGACCTGCTGCGCGACGTCGGCGTGCTCATGAGCGCGAAGGCCGGGCCGGTGCGCTCGCCGGACTCGGTCCGCGAGGCGCTCGCGCAGGTCACGGCGTGGCTCGCGGCGTACTCCGACGTCGTCGTCGCGGACGGCGGCTCGCGCCGCGCGGTCAACCGCACCTTCCTGGTCCGCGACATCCTCACGACGGCCTACGTCTACCTGCACGCGATGGTCGACTACGTCGAGCACGGCGGGCGCTCGCGCGGGTCGGTCCTCTACACCGACCCCGAGGGGTCCCTGCCGCGGCGCGGCCACGGGCCCGACGCCGACGCCGAGCTCGACCTGCCGGAGATCTTCCGGTTCCGGCTCGACGGCGGTGTGCTCGACGGCGAGGTGCAGGAGGCGGCGTGGTCGCCCGACGGCGGCGCGGGCGAGGAGGGCACGACGACGCTGCGGTGGCGCCCGCGCCGGCCCGTGCCCGAGGACGACGACTTCTTCGAGAACGTCTGGCGCGAGTTCCGCGAGCACGGCAACGTCCACTGA
- a CDS encoding 3-ketoacyl-ACP reductase, whose amino-acid sequence MPRVALVTGGNRGIGLGITRALLAEGWRVSILATREEPADLLAELRDEAGDVDRIRYVRGSVADPEDHARYVDDAVDAWGRLDLLVNNAGVAPEVRADLLDATPESFDRVLGINLRGPYFLTQTFANRVIALRGPLEALPEPPAGPVATVVNVSSVSATTVSTNRGEYCISKAGVAMATQLWAARLAPEGVVVHEVRPGVIATDMTAGVTERYDALFDGGLAPMARWGRPADVGQAVAMLASGRTPYSTGEVFHVDGGMHIPRL is encoded by the coding sequence ATGCCGCGCGTGGCACTGGTGACCGGCGGGAACCGTGGCATCGGGCTGGGGATCACCCGCGCCCTGCTCGCGGAGGGGTGGCGCGTCTCCATCCTCGCGACGCGTGAGGAGCCCGCCGACCTGCTCGCCGAGCTCCGCGACGAGGCGGGCGACGTCGACCGGATCCGCTACGTGCGCGGCTCGGTCGCGGACCCCGAGGACCACGCGCGCTACGTCGACGACGCCGTCGACGCCTGGGGCCGCCTCGACCTGCTGGTCAACAACGCGGGCGTCGCGCCCGAGGTGCGCGCGGACCTCCTGGACGCCACCCCCGAGAGCTTCGACCGCGTGCTGGGCATCAACCTGCGCGGCCCGTACTTCCTCACCCAGACGTTCGCGAACCGCGTCATCGCGCTCCGCGGTCCGCTCGAGGCGCTGCCCGAGCCGCCCGCCGGTCCCGTCGCGACCGTCGTGAACGTCTCCTCGGTCTCCGCCACCACCGTCTCGACCAACCGCGGCGAGTACTGCATCTCCAAGGCCGGCGTCGCGATGGCCACCCAGCTGTGGGCCGCGCGCCTGGCGCCCGAGGGCGTCGTCGTCCACGAGGTGCGCCCCGGCGTGATCGCGACCGACATGACCGCGGGCGTCACCGAGCGTTACGACGCCCTCTTCGACGGCGGCCTCGCCCCGATGGCCCGCTGGGGCCGTCCGGCCGACGTCGGCCAGGCCGTCGCGATGCTCGCGTCCGGCCGCACGCCGTACTCGACGGGCGAGGTCTTCCACGTCGACGGCGGCATGCACATCCCCCGTCTCTGA